Within Astyanax mexicanus isolate ESR-SI-001 chromosome 2, AstMex3_surface, whole genome shotgun sequence, the genomic segment CAAACACTCCACCTCGTCTGCAGCAGACCGCTCTGCCTCTGCTTACCAACAGTAACTGCCAGCGTTACTGGGGCACCTCGATCACAAGTGTCATGATCTGcgctggagctgctggagcttcCTCCTGCATGGTAATACAGATCAGCATCACACTACATAAACAGCAAAAgtgattttaaatattaatatttgaacAATAAACAAAGCATAACAGGACTAACTCTACATGTTTGTGACTCCTCCCTCAGGGTGACTCTGGTGGTCCTCTGGTCTGCCAGAAGGGTGGAGTTTGGAACCTGGTGGGTGTTGTATCCTGGGGCAGCAGTACCTGCAGCACCTCCACTCCTGCAGTGTATGCTCGGGTCACCAGTTTCCGCTCATGGATTGACCAGACCATCGCCTCCAACTAAAGCTTTGAGAGCCATGTGGACTCAAACCCAGTTTTTGGGTTCCTTTACTTTCTGAATAAAGATGAGATAACATAAATATGTatgtttttgggttttctttatctcagcaatatacCTGTTTGTTTTACATTGATCAATTGCCAGAGCTGTCATATAAAAGCAATTCTCATGGAAAATAATGAGGCTATAAACAGGTTTCATTTCAAACTGCATGAGGCACAGAGAATCACAGACAATACCTTGGtttctaatatttattttatgacatttacatttgcatttagGCTATTTAGCAGCTGCCCTTATCTAGAGTGACTGACAACAGTGCTTTGCTGATAACTTTGAAAAAATCtatagtttgtagagactaggctCGAGAGATATACCAAGCTTTGATAAATTTAGCACAAGAGTTCTAACAAAATCTAGTTAAAAGCATATTTAAGCCAGCCTACCTTACTATTATAATCCAGTAAAACTGCAAGTACTTACCTATATCCATGAAGTGGCCAAGAAAGCCATAGTTACTCTTGAATGGAAACCAATAGCTTTGGTATATATGTGTAATCCTTCCCCTAAAACAGTCTGTTTtgctttaaatgtgttaaatgcgTTAGTTCATGTAACTTAAGTACGCCAGTAAAGAAACAAGAGTTCCAGTGTTTTTGTGAAGATAATAAATAGTGTATTGGTTCCAGTTACAGACCAGAGTGGGCAATTAGCTGTTTTCCCCCTAACATTAGTTAGTTAATAGTTAATATAGAACAAACTCAGGGGACCCATCCTCCACAAAATATTGAGCTGTGTCATTTTACAAGCAGGATCATTTTTCACCCATGTTAAATCCCATGTATTTTTTTCGTTTCATTTCCTTGTAGGGACTTCATACACACATCTACATTCTTTTCAGTGAATaaaaatatttggaaataatTTGGCCCCTGCTGGAGTAATGATATCCTCTCAGAAGTTCCTACTTTGTTTTTGAGGGTACGACTCAAGAGATTTTAGTATACTTGAAGACCTGAgatcttttatactttttattttcaattttatGTCCCCAAAGAAGAGCAGGTATTGGTAACCTAGCCGTTAGCTGGGTTATTAACAAACTATATTTTGGTATCAGTACAAAATGAAGAGCTGAGTAGCATTGTATGAGCTGTGTTTTATCCAGTATCTTTTGCTGCAGTTGCTGTTAAATTGGTGCTTATCGAAAAGCCTGTGTTTCCCACTGTTAAGTATGAGGTTGTGGTGGCGATATTGTGCACCTGTAAAAACAGTGTTTGTACTGATATGCTCCCAATTTATAGGTGGGAGTTTAGGACCACTACCCACTTCCTATCTCACACgttattgcagaaaatgactgGACGCTGCTAGAGGGAGCCCACGAGTGATGATTAAAATAAATAGGGGAGGATAAAGCTAAACGGTTAAAACGCAAATTAAAAAGATTAACTAAATACTTGACCCGGACATTCATTTAATTTGGAAAGTagaataaattatttttcttaaaaaGTAAAGAGCACGTATCCGTGTCTTTACATTTTTCTTCAGTAAACTGGCTTAGGCATCAAATGTCGCTcgaattactgctactgtgagctacTCGGTGAGTTAATGCTGGAGTTAAAGCTCGTTTAATTGGCTTATATTATGTATTGAAATAGGTTATATAGTTCTGTTTAGAGAAaagtaatacattttacatttaaaaaatgttcaaacaCTTGTAAACTCTGATTTTGATGAACTGTGACACTCGTTCACTTTATCAGCCTTGAGCTTTTATGCCTTTATATTTGTACTGCTGTTTATACGGGTTCTTTTTATGCTGGTAATGTCATTCCCTTTTTAAATCCCCCATCATACCTAACTGGGTAATTCTCATtcttatattgcactattgtgTTTCTCTTGTCTTGTGTATGTAACGTTACGTATCTGTGACCTTGGTGTGTTGTACAATTAGTGTCTCATtcttttatatctatatttttatcttgctgttcttgatgtaactttgggaaggatgGTAACGTAATtttaatcctctgtatgtccatgcagtactgacaataaaactacttgacttgacttgcttcatatgaactcgtTCATTTTCGACTCACgcgggagcgccctctggtggtcacATAAACCCGTAAAAGATTCTCAGCGGAACTGCAACACAGAAAAACAGTAAATACTCTGAAATTTTCATTGAGAAAGGCACAAAACAAAGTGATTAACACTTTCCTGCATAAAGCAAATAACCGAGcttctcattttaaatgtcaacaACAACCACCCATATCTTCAAGACAGGTACTTTCGGCTCGTGACGTAtcggcgccgtggcttagttggttaaagcgcctgtctagtaaacaggagatcctgggttcgaatcccagcggtgccttttaTCCCGCTACACCCTAAAGCCAGGGGTGGGCAATTAATTTTTCCAAGGGACAACATGAGTTGATTGAAACGGTTTTAGAGGACCTGACTAATATACTTAGCTCAGTTCTGCCCAATACATACATCTTTACAGCTTTTATAACAAccctttttatataaaaaaaaaacagtagatgaaacattacaatgatacaataaaatgtggtggattatataattatttaataaacatgtgatACTTCAGTTTAGAAAACTGTAAAGATTTTgcagtttttttacatttatttgacaGTTTCTTGAGCACATAATCATATAAATATTTGACGAacatttatgaaaaaatattttcaaaatgtGCAATATTAATCGAGTTAAAACTAGCAGCACTATTAGCTATCAAGTTTTTCAAAAGTCCAGCACCGTTTAAATTTAtacaaaaaatgcaataaatgcatttgCATGTTTGTTCTACCTCAGTTTGTGTTCAGTGAGAGAAATCTAGCCTGTTTTGGTCTTGGACAAGTGTATTAAAGTCAGGCTGAATATCTGATGTGGAAATGTGAGAACAGCACACAAGTGATCAAATCTGTTttatgaacaaccgaatataGATTTTCCCAAAGTTTGGtacctaaaataaaacaatagtatcacttaaatatatattttagaaacatgaaaaagagaactttaagaatttagtggtgtgatatgataacccctttttttatttatatgttttataggACAATGAATACAACTAATGCTCTTCAAGACTTTCATAATATCATTTaataaccatttgatttgcttattttaaaggattcatttttaaattagtcctataaaatgtttttttttttaaattattatttctaaaAATGTATCACAGATTGGTAgttgtctttctggtgtatatttgttgataaGACCTGGCTAAATTATGTTACCAAACTTGCTCTAAATCCTAAATCTCCACCACAGTGCAATCATCAGCCAGAGAGAAAGCGTTATTCATCCTTTATTCACCGAGCTGTAACTGTTAAACCGCTCATTTCATTTACAAAAAGATGAAGGACCAGAAAACACCTAGTTCAACAAGAGCGTGCCTCTTCCACTGTTTAATAAACTTTACAAATAATTTATGATCTCAAATCTCATCTCTAGCCACAGCAAACTCAATAGTCTGCATAGGCAAAAATGAGTAAGTTGTAAAAATATACAACTCCGAAAAAGTGCAGTGTGTCCTCTTGATTTCCGTGTGAGGTGTTTTAGCTCCATGTGCATTATTACAAGCATAACTATTTACAGTACAGGGATACAGAGCTAGCAGACTCATCTATTCATTCATTTCCAGGTTGGGTCTAATAGCTCCATTTCCCTCTGCTTGTTTTCATAAACAAACTATTTACAGCAAACAGACTACCGGTGGTCTTGTATTGGCAGTGTTGCTGGAGAAGGTGGACAAAAGCTTACATGGTAAAGCTTTCTGTGAAAGGGTGCTCATAAAGAATACATATGTATATCACATTTCATTAGACATACTTAGACATACTTAGACATTAGAATATTTTAACATGGGTAATTTGTAATCGTGCAGTCTGCATTTGTTAGTGCAATTTGTTTTTGTAGACAACTGCTGTGTTTGTAGGGCGATATGACCATGCTCTATCAAGGGAAGTTACTCAAATGCATTATTTTAAATGGTACAAAGTTCAAGAATACAATTATACGTTTAAGAAATATTTAAGGACATATAACACAGATTAAACATTAGAAGGTAAAGAATGTTCTTACTGCTCTCAAAAATGTGAATGTGAGCTATGATGCTGAGCTTACTTTTATTACATGTATCTCCGATCTCACAATTTTTAGCTGTAATTTTTTCTTGTAAGAGGTAACCAATGCTGTAATGCAGTGACTTCACTGAATTACATATAGCAATAAATATATGTTTAGCACTACAGCTTATGTGTCATTAAattaatgtctaaaaaaaaaacaaaaaaaacaaaactaaaagttATTAACTAACATTAAACGGCTGAAATGCTGATCAGGATATAGCTCCTCAGATAAAGCATTAGGCTTTAAGCATAAGTACAGTTGCAGTACAATTCCGTATTACTAGTTGCAGTATATCTTCCCTGGTAAGgcacaataaaaaatatagattGAAACCGagataatttttaaatatattaaacagcAGGTTAGAACGTCTTTATAAATGACTGTTTAAGTCTATTTGAGGAGATAAAACCGTGACAATATAAATTGTGTGTAACAgtacatacaaaatatatattgtacaaGACATGGACATCTGCATTTAAAAATGTACCCAAGAACTGAATTCTAGGGCCTTAAAATAAGGGGGACCCATTTTTAGAGTCTAAatgaaaaacagaataaaatggacaaacaaacaaaacaatatacatatatagaaaAGTCAAACAGGTCCAGAGGCCTTGCTTGTGATGGAAGACTTGTCAGTCCATTCTGTTGGTGTCAGGATTTCAATAGGTTCAATGTGGGGGAAAACCACAAAAAACACCCTCTGACCCAGATATGTGGCCCACTCTGTAACAGAGGTAACACACATGGTCATGTATGAGAGCTGAGAATATCTATGAAGCTGCAGTTAGTACATTAAGAAATGACAGATTTTAAGGAATTGTTTGAAAAAAGCTtttaatatacagttgcaagaaaaggtatgtgaaacctttgggattacttggtcattaaatttgttctgatcttcatctaagtcacaacaatagacaaacacagtctgcttaaactaataccacacaaaacattatatgtttgcatggttttattgaacacaacatgttaacatttacagtgtgggtaaaaaaagtatgtaaatccctaggctaatgacttttctagaAGGTAATTGGAGCCAGGATTCCTGTTAATGTGATGAGATGTGCTGGTTGGAaagctactctccctaggcgtggtcgtcctgtatagatgactgcaagagcacagtgtaGAATGATCTATGAGGTGAGGAAggatcctagagtgtcagctaaagacttacagaaatctctgtaacatttttgttgacaattAACTGTGGACAGATGAACCCAAAACTGAAGACATTCAGCAGTGCAGCGGGCAGCGAGCTATGCCGCACTTCCCGCGGCACTGATAACATTCTGAcgttaagcgaagtttaagggttacATTTACCTGgaactcagtgctatatctttataaccaAGTCTGtagctctgaaaacattttgcccTTTGAGTTTTAGATTTTCATTTTGTGAACTAAAgcaaagctatacagaaacacctgggaacaaaaaacatctcacatggcattcattcatactagagatcacaactagacattttaaaatgaatgaaaaaaacaaaaaaaacaatggaatgagacttttaataaCGACACAGGATACATACTGTTACTTTACTGACCCTTTGAGTTAGATCAGAGAATACACTTAGATCAGAATAAGAGTACAAACACTTTACTGTGTCTCTATTTGTTATTATGTCCTGCCAATGCGAACACTGAGCCAGTTCCAGCAGCAGGAATCATAAAACCTCAATTTCACAAACacataatttcattatttaaatattaagttCTTTAACTTACCAATGAAGTCATAGATGCACTTTGGCTTGTCTTTCCAGTATACTCCCAGAAAGTATACAGGCACTCCAGTAAGCATGATGACCAAACCCACCCCACAGACCACAGGCTCTGAGTGCAAGCTGAAACCCAGCAGGAGGGCCCAGAAAAGCAGATAGCTCATAGGAACCAGCAGACTCACCTGTGGAGAGGAGTGGAGATGATGTGGCATGTGAGAACATGCAATCAGAGCAAGGTGGAGTTCACTGTccattcattttatatttctgAATGTCCGTTAGGAGCGTTTTTGCTATTACTGTTTACTGCTAGAGGTTTAGATTTGTGTTTGGCTTATGATGTGATACTGCCAGAGGCCTTTTTATAGTATGTAATAATATTCATTATGACATAGTGGTTTGCATGATCACACCTTGATAGGCCTGTACAGGTTTGGCTTCTTCCATCTGTAGTACAGCAAGCCAGCAATGGTGACTCCATAAGAGAGGTAGTTGATGAAGGACACATAGTTTATGAGGTTGTGTGTTTCACCAATGCACATGATTACGATTGTGGCAGTGCACTGTGAGATGTAAAGTGAGATGAGAGAGTgaacagaaagaacagagagaaaaaagaaagagattaaCAAAGATTTACAAGACAAAGAGAGTCAAATAATTATGTAAGAACATTCTGATAAGATATGTATTAGTCATTTTGCTATACTATGAAATGTAACTACATGATTTATTTATgacatttcatttacattttctaTCTtgcaatttttcaatttttgtagCAAAAATGTTGTGTTCATTAAATATTGAATAAGTTAACAAAATTACtaattttttcaataaataataacaaaaggaATCCAAGGCATATCTCAAGTATTTTAACATACATGCATAATTGTAACCAAGAGAATTATTGATCAACTTACACAAACAAGCAGAGCTGGGATAGGGGTGCAGCTTTTGAAGTGAATCATAGCCAGTAAGCTGGGTAAGTGTCCTTCTCTTGCACCAGAGAAACAAAGCCTGGTAATGCACAAAACGTGTCAAAGGGAAGGAATACAGTTGCAGTAAAAGTTTTTAGCACTTTGCAAAGAACTGTGCCCAAGTGAGATATATTTTACTAGTCAATACTGTTAATCCTGCACTATTTAATCAAACATTTCAAATCCCCTCAGCGTGAGCTAGAGATAAGTGGAACTGTGTGGAGCCTTTGAACTCTATTTAGTACATTTGGGAAAAGTGGGATTGTCAAATGTGATTTATAAATACTTAACATtagtactactattactacttgtgcctgaataaaataaaataaactttggaTTAGGTATGTCGTTGTAGACGTATAtcagcagtttcccagacagggatagTGTTTGACTACACATCATTTAAAGGAgagattttaatataatttaggcTTAATTACTGTCTGGGAAACTACTCTGTGAACGATGAGAAATTAAGTGTCCAAAAAGGGGCAGCAACACTAGGCTTTTTTGGGTTTGTGTCCAAGACACACCTCCAGAGAGGTGGACAAAGCCCAGAATATTTTGGTCTCACCTGGATGAGGTGAAGAGGTAGCCGTTAATTCCTCCAAAGGTGGACAGCGCCACAGAGATGGGCATGATGGTAGAGAACATTCCAAGCAACTTTTCCCCAAATGTCTGTGGAACGTAAATGTCAGAATATAAATAAGTAGCAGTACTACCTGATATAATTGCTCTGACTATATTCAAGCTAATAACAAACTAACTGCAATAATGAATATATAGGAAACATATCAAAACATGCCACAATactttataataatagtaaaacacTACTTAATGATCACCTAAGATCAAAATTTCCTTAATATccaatatgttatatatatatatatatatatatatatatatatatatatgtattcaaaTCCTGAAACTGATCTTAGACTTGCACTAACACTCTGCGATGCTACAGATAAGCTTTGATTCAGAAGAAGAGAGAACAAATACAAAGGTGCGTACTTACTACAGCCACAGCATTAGAGGAAAGCAGCTCTTCTGGAGACATGGAGGAGAAGTAGGCGATATTGGTGAGCGTGTACACACAGGTAACCAGCGGAATGGAGATGTAAATAGCACGTGGAAGATTCCTGACAAAACAACAGTTATGTTTAAAACACTATGGTGTTAATTAGAGGATTAAGGCATACATAAAAAAGCTTAAGGAGAAAAAATTGCAGAAATTTCCATATGCTCATGCATTCTATCATTAGGTCTTAAACGCAATCATTGGTAAACTTTGCATAATCAAGCTGGAATCATAGCGAAGCATAAAATCATGGGgcattatgttttattaattacaCATATCAGTCCATGCATCTATACAACAGTACAAATTCATCCTCACCTCCTGGGATCCACCACCTCTTCTGTGACATAATTGAGAAAGTTCCAGCCACTGAAAGCAAATGAGGCCTGAAGGAAAGCCAGAGCAATCTGCCCCACTGATGGAGAATTGCCACTGAAGTCGAATGCTATTTGTGGAGTAAGACCCTCATAGTTACCTGAATAAAACAAGGTagtgtatattacaatatttgacacagtttaaacacagtttgacaTAGTTGAAACAGTTTTCAGAAACTCACATCTTAAAAAGCCTGCACAGTTCTGGGATAAAATTATTTGCACAGATGTTAATTAAAAGAGAGATACAATAAAATCAGGTTTATAGACAAAATCTTTCACAGTGCAGTCACTGTTATAATACGGGCAGGTATGACTACGAATAgacatgtgtgtgttttatttttcttctcttttttttttactgatgtgACTGCTGACAGAAATAGCAGAATAAACACTAAACTGTGCAGgggttaacagttttttttttcctcagataCAATCAAATTATACATGGATGGTGCTTCACAGCATCAATGAATGCATGAGGCATGGCATAACCCACTGTGAACTCTCAGTAAATTATCTGCTCTTTTCCCCACATGTGCTCACTCACATATTATCTGAACTTTGTACTAGAGGGCTGGCTGGTCCCGGTAATgccccaaaaagaaaaaaaaaaacctgatacaAACATTTACGTTCATACATACATCATGCATACATTCGACCTCTGGTGTGCAACctagtgtaaaaaatatgaattCTTCTGCTTAAATATGAATTCAATTAAAAAACTAAACGGCATGGGCTCCAAGGTGCTGCTACTGTGATTCAAGCATCCCCAGTTCAAAATCCGGGTTATGCTGTTTTGCAATCAGCAGCCAGAATCTGAGAGAGTAAAActggccttgctgtctctgggtggatagatgacagtctctccccacatcaccctGAAGGTGATGTCGGTCATGTGTTGGAGGAAGCATTTGATAGTCTCCACCCTCCTAGTGATGATTAAATCACCATTAATCcgaaagtaacaaaaaaaatgagatgACAGGAAATGCTCTCAAATACACTTACACTGATTTAAAGATGCCCTCACCTTTATAGATCTGCACCATTCCCACAGCTATGATGAGGCCCAGGGCCATCAGCTTCCCTACAGTGAAGATATCCTGGATGCGAGTGGCTAGACGCACACTGAAGCAGTTAACCCATGTCAGAAATACTACAAATGCAGaggaacacacaaacaaacaccagTATTAGAATTAATTGTAATTTATAGACCAAATGCTACGAAACAAAAGATGTTAACTAGGGCTTCAagacattggaaaaaaaaaaaaaacattacgatattttgttgttctgctgTATTCATTGCAATAGTCACATTGTGACTGTTGCCCATGTGCACTAAAATGACAATGCAGAAAAGACACTATGCGGCCCTAACATTAACTCTGTCTTTAGTAAGAAATGTAGGTTGCCAAATATAAATGTTGAAAAAAGTGCTCTCCCAGCTGGAGCCTTCTATGATGTCAAGGCATGATGAGACAAATGCGCCTTTACAATTGACTGGTACAACATTATGGGAATGCTGAGGAAAACTGTTACTTTCCCACTCTCTTTTTCTTACATGTTCTCTTATTCCTTCTGTGAAAAAAGGCTGTTCCTCTTAACCCCAGCTAACAAATTGCCTCTCTTTGTGAGAGAACAAAAATAGTGAGTGACGAACAGGTCAGTAAAAGGATGAAGCACCTCTCCCCTTTTCAGGGTCCTTCTGTCCCCAAACAAGAGTAAATAATAAGAGCTAATGCAGTAATCACACGCTGTGGACACAGCCATGTCTTTCACTTCACAGTCAAGTGCTGTGGGCCCACAGCTCATTGTTCCCTTTGAGTGGACAAGTCAAGATTCAGAGTTCCCACTtctttgtttattcttgtttgttGGGTCTTTACAGCATTAAAAGACTTTGAAGAAAACGTGGAAGAAGTGCTTTTGTAAAGTCCATATGAAATTGCACGTCTGTGGGAATGCATAGCTTTAGGCTGGGCAATTAGTAATGTCTAAAGAAAACAGAGCCAAGAACTATAACATTTACTCCTTACTGCTTCACAGTTTCTTAGGCTGGGTTAATGAGCCGAACCCATTAGGACATGATGTGCTCACCAGTGTCTTTGTGTGCTACAATATGGAACAAATAGTGCAGTTGGGACTATATATCCTGCACACTTATATGCAGCCAAAAATGGTGTCACAGTTGGTCCTACAAATGCTTGACTGGCAATAAATCTGGGGGCCTGGCAtgccaaggaagtgttgcaatctagTCGAGGAATTCCTGGGAAAcctggctgtgtgtgtgggtgac encodes:
- the slc7a10b gene encoding asc-type amino acid transporter 1, with protein sequence MDGAERKSGVRARPEPQAPRSTMKDRKVKEDTVPERVTLKKEIGLMSACTIIIGNIIGSGIFISPKGVLEHSGSVGLALVVWVLGGGIAALGSLCYAELGVTIPKSGGDYSYVTEIFGGLVGFLLLWSAVLIMYPTTLAVIALTFSNYVLQPVFPNCVPPYMAIRMLSATCILFLTWVNCFSVRLATRIQDIFTVGKLMALGLIIAVGMVQIYKGNYEGLTPQIAFDFSGNSPSVGQIALAFLQASFAFSGWNFLNYVTEEVVDPRRNLPRAIYISIPLVTCVYTLTNIAYFSSMSPEELLSSNAVAVTFGEKLLGMFSTIMPISVALSTFGGINGYLFTSSRLCFSGAREGHLPSLLAMIHFKSCTPIPALLVCCTATIVIMCIGETHNLINYVSFINYLSYGVTIAGLLYYRWKKPNLYRPIKVSLLVPMSYLLFWALLLGFSLHSEPVVCGVGLVIMLTGVPVYFLGVYWKDKPKCIYDFIEWATYLGQRVFFVVFPHIEPIEILTPTEWTDKSSITSKASGPV